The window GTGCTGTACCCATCAGAATGGGGTAAAGTGCACCCTTACCGGGATTATCATTGTGCAGTACACGCCACTGCGGTCCGTAAAAAAATCCCTTGCCAACTAGATTGGCGCCAATTTCCCATCCTTTCCCAAGTCCATAGACAAAATGTCCCTTTGATTCCAGTTTGTTACTATACACATTGAACTGGTTCTGATAGAATATTTTTCCTTTCTGTGTAATATCTCCTGAAGGGATGTTGAAGAGGTTCTGCTGTGCATGAACCAATTGGCCAATCATAACTAACAAAGCAAGCAGAAAAAAATTTCGGGGGGATTGTTTTCGATGCATCATCATCATTGTTTGGAGCGCAAAACTATTTCGCAGCAACATGCGATGTAAAAGTGGTTTATAGCGTGTAACTAAAAGAAAATCAATTGTATGTGAGTTGATTCAGCAAAAACTATTAATACACCTTAACAAGCTGACTGCAATCAATTAAATTGAACAAAGAATTAACCACCATGAAACAATTGCTTACATTATTCTTCTTAATTGTTGGCGCTGTTGCTACAGCACAGCAGTATCAACCAAGTACCACTCAGCTTGCATCGCGTACTTTTTTTCAAGACAATAAGTTTGGTTTATTCATTCACTGGGGTGCATCCAGTGTATTGGGTGACGGCGAATGGGTCATGGAAAATAAAGGTATTCCTTTTCGCGACTATCAAAAGCTGCAGCATATTTTCAATCCGGCTCAGTTTAATGCAGATGCATGGGTACGCATGGCCAAGCAAGCCGGTATGAAATACATCGTATTCATCACACGCCATCATGATGGATTTTCAAACTGGGACACGAAGTTTTCTGATTGGAAGATTACCAATACACCTTATCAAAAAGATGTGCTGAAGCAATTGGCTGCAGCATGCAAACAGCATGGTATACAACTGGGTTTGTATTATTCTACATTGGATTGGTCGCGTAATGATTATCCTTATGAAACAGGCAGAACAGGGCAAAAAGCAGGCAGAACTGAAAAGAGTAATTATGATAGTTATCTGCAATTCATGAAAAATCAATTGACTGAACTATTGAGCAATTATGGACCCATCTCCTGTATCTGGTTAGATGGGCATTGGGATCAAACCAATCCTGAGGGTGCTGCCGATAGAAGCTCCCGTATTAACTGGAAATACGATGAATTGTATGGATTGATTCATCGCCTGCAGCCACAATGTATGATTGGGAATAATCATCACCTTGATCCAATACCAGGCGAAGACTTTCAAATGTTTGAACAGGACTTGCCCGGAGAAAATAAAGCCGGGTTAAATTATCAATCTGCATCTGCGCTGCCGCTGGAATCTTGTATCACGATGAATGATCCTTGGGGCTTTCGTATTACAGACAGAAATTATAAATCTGTTCAGCAGATTATTCATACCCTGGTTGGTGCAGCAGGCAGAAACAGCAATCTCTTACTCAATGTAGGCCCCATGCCCAATGGTGTTGTACAACAGGAGTTTCAGGATACTTTAAAAGCAGTTGGCGCATGGATGCAACAGTATGGACAAAGTATTTATGGTACACGCGGCGGCCCGGTAAAACCTCAACCATGGGTAGTGAGTACTGAGAATGGTAAAACAGTATTTATACATGTATTACAAAAACCAGCAGCTGACTTATTGATTCCGGGCAACTATAGCAGTGTAACCAGTTTTGATGGAAAGCCAATAGCTTTTGAGCAAACAGGCAATGGTATCCGAATTAGTCAGCAGCATATTCCAGTGCTTGTACCAGTTAGTATTCTGGTTATAACAAAAAAATAGGCCATTGTGCTTTAAGTCATAGTTGTATAAAAGGGAAAGCCCTATTTTCCCGCTCACAATGATTGCTATGTCTTATGCTGATTTCTTAAGCAGTTACCCTGATTATGCTGCTACCACAAATATTGATGCTATCCGTGCTAAAGAATATTCTTTACTGGATACACAAGACCAAGTGTACTTGGATTATACCGGTGCCAATCTATTTGCGCAAGCGCAGGTAAAAGCACACATGGATGTATTGCAGGCACATGTATTTGGTAATCCGCATTCTACCAATCCTACTTCTTTACAAGCAACGCAGCTGGTTGAAACAACACGCAGGGCAGTGTTGGACTATTTCCACGCATCAAAAGATTATTACTGTGTGTTTACATCCAACGCAACACAGTCGCTTAAAATCATTGGTGAATCTTATCCCTTCGATCATCATGCACATTTTTTGCTCTTGTTCGATAACCACAATTCAGTTAACGGTATTCGTGAATATGCGAGAAGGCATGGCGCTACATTTGAATATGCACCTGTGTACATGGAGGATTTACGGATTGATGAAAAAGTATTACAACAAAAACTACAAGCGCATCCACACAAGAAGCACAAGCTATTTGCATTTCCTGCACAATCCAATGTCTCAGGCGTAAAGCATGATTTGGGCTGGATTGCTAAAGCCAAACAACAAGGCTGGGATGTATTACTGGATGCAGCAGCTTATGTGCCCTCCAGCGAATTGGATCTAAGTATGGTACAACCAGATTATGTGAGCCTTTCTTTTTATAAAATGTTTGGATATCCAACGGGCATAGGTGCATTGCTGATTAAGAAAACAGCTTTTGAAAAATTAGACAAACCCTGGTTTGCTGGTGGAACAGTGTCTTATGTGTCTGTTACCGTGCCTGAATTTTTCTTGGTAGATAATCAAGAAAGGTTTGAAGAAGGCACGGTGAATTTTCTCTCTATCCCTGCTGTTAAAATTGGGTTAGACTGGATGCAAGAGCTGAACATGCAGCAAGTAAGAACCAGATTGCATGCATTAACAGATTACCTGATTCAATCACTGCTCTCGCTGAAACACCAAACGGGACAACCATTGATTCATGTGTTCGGTCCGCACAATATGGAAGCGCGTGGTTATACCATCATCATCAATTTCTTTGGTGCCAAAGGAGAAAAGCTGGATGTGTCAACCATTGAGCAGGCAGCTAATCATCAGCGTATATCGATACGTATGGGTTGTTTCTGTAATCCAGGTATTGATGAGATTAACAATTGCATTACCTCAGAAGAATTGTCTTTGTTTTATTCTTCTAGAACAGATACGCATTATGATAAAGTGCATTTCTTGGGTAAGATGCGCGGTGCTATACGGGTATCACTGGGCTTGATGAGCAATTATGCAGACTGCGAAAAGTTTATTGCTTTTTGCCGACAGTTTTTACAGTGATGCTTTTAATGCACAGCTAATTATTCTTGAAAATACAATAGCTGTCTTGTCCAGTCATAAGGTGCAAACTTTAGTCGGTAACCACTTAGGTCTTTGCCAGTGATTGTAGAAAGCAATTCCAGTACTTTTTTTCGGCCACCAAAATCGCCGATAAACCATTGAATGATCTTTGTGGTAGTTACGGTTCTGGAAGCGTCATCAATGACAGTTTCCTGTTGTAGGAAAACTTTTGTAGCCAATACCAGCTGTTGGTCAATTTTTTCTGGAGTGTAAAAAGCAATGGCCGGACAACTTTTCGCACCACAATTCAGCGCAAAATGTATGCGATAATCAATGCTTGCAACAGCAGATTGCCGGATATGCTTTGGTGTAAACAGACTTGGAAAATAACCGAGACTGTACTTCCATCGATACTTACGGAGAATACCATGCTCAATCTGATCTAGCGAATAGAGCCTCCCTGCAATCTGAATTTGCTTCATGCGGAAGATCTTTTTTCCTGCCTTTGGATACTGAACAGCTAATAACTGATACCAAGCGTTGTACATATTCAGCCAGAAAGTTTTTTTCGAGGCATCGTCCTTGAGTGACTGCTGTAAAGTATCTGGGTTGAGTTGCGCAATTTGCAATACCAATGATTCGGCAGGCTTGTTGGTCTTTACTGCATACAATAATTGGGCGCTGATTGTTTGTGCCAGACTATCGTTTTGATGTGTGGGTGTTGCAGTTGTCAGTAGTATACTCATCAACCAGTGAATCATAATGTAAACTAAGAAACAGCAGGTTTAGCAGATTGTTTATTCTGTTCAGTTTTGTACATTCAGGCTCAAAACAACCAACATGCGTACACTGCTTAGCTGTATCACAGCATTGTTATTGCCTATTTTTTTATTTGCGCAGATTCCTTCATCTCCTGAGCGAAAAGAAGGAGAAGGCCCTTATACGCAATTGATTCTCCGTGGTGCTACTTTAATCAATGGTACGGGTGCGCCGGCTTTTGGTCCGGTAGATATTGTTGTTGAGGGCAATCGTATTGTGCAGATCAGCTCAGTGGGCAATCCAGGTGCGCCAATCAATCCCAATAGAAGACCTGCACTAAAAGCAGGCGGTAAAGAAATCAACTGCGAAGGCAAGTTTGTATTGCCCGGATTGATTGATATGCATGGTCATATTGGTGGAACAGAGCAAGGCACGCCTGCAGAGTACGTATTCAAACTTTGGATGGCACATGGTATTACTACGATTCGTGATCCATCTTGTGGTAATGGGTTGGAATGGGTATTAGAACACAAGCGGAAAAGCGCTGCTAATCAGATTACAGCACCGCGTATCTATGCCTATACAGCCTTTGGTCAAGGAAGTAAAAGTGCTATTGCTAACGCCGAACAAGCACGTGCCTGGGTGAATGACAATGCGAAAAAAGGTGCAGACGGGATTAAGTTTTTTGGTGCTTCTCCTGAAGTGATGGATGCAGCTTTGCGCGAAAACAAAAAGCTGGGCTTACGTTCTGCTTGCCACCACGCACAATTAGATGTAGCCAGATGGAATGTGCTGAATTCGGCTAAAGCCGGACTCACTTCTATGGAGCATTGGTATGGATTACCTGAAGCATTGTTTACAGATAAAACCATTCAGCAATATCCTGCAGGCTATAATTATAACAATGAGCAAAATAGATTTGAAGAAGCGGGTAAGCTTTGGAAGCAGGCAGCTGCGCCTTATAGCGAGCATTGGAATAAAGTAATGAATGAGTTGATCAATCTGGACTTTACACTTGACCCTACTTTCAATATTTACGATGCCAACCGCGATCTGATGCGTGCCCGAAGAGCAGAGTGGCACGAAGACTATACCCTGCCTTCTTTGTGGAAGTTTTATGCGCCTAGCAGAACATCACATGGTTCTTACTGGCATAGTTGGGGTACAGAACAAGAAGTAGAATGGAAAAAGAATTATCAGCTGTGGATGACCTTCATCAATGAGTATAAAAACAGAGGTGGCCGTGTTACAGCAGGTTCAGATAATGGTTTTATTTATCAGCTCTACGGGTTTGGTTATATCCGTGAATTGGAATTGCTGCGTGAAGCAGGCTTTCATCCTCTCGAAGTAATTCGCTCTGCTACCTTATATGGTGCACAAGCTTTGGGCGCTGAAAAAGAATTGGGTTCTGTTGAAGTGGGTAAGCTGGCTGATCTGGTGATTGTGGAAGCAAACCCTTTACAGAATCTGCAAACCCTGTATGGTACAGGTGCTATTGAATTGGCTGCAGACAATAGTGTTGTCCGCAGAGGTGGTGTTCAGTACACCATTAAAGATGGTATTGTTTATGATGCCAAGAAATTATTGGCAGATGTGAAAGCCCTGGTAGATGCTGAAAAGAAAAAGCAAAACTGGCAATTGAAGCAACCCGGAATGAAGTAGGTCTAAAAAAAGGCAAGGTCCCGGGGGTGGGACCTATTGGGGGACATTGTTAAACATAACAATGGTTATTTGAAATTACTGAAAATCAAAAAATCCCGCCTTGTTTTGGCGGGATTTTTTTACAGAAGGTGGTGGATATTGCATCCACGGTCGTTTGTTTTCAGCAGATAACTCAGAATCGTGAGTTGGTCTGAAATACAGTAGATGATGTTTTTCATACGTTGCTTTTGCTCTTTAAACCGGGTATCCGGCTGTATATATGACCAATATTGATACCAAAAAGTTGCCTTTAGCAGAAAAAAAAATGCTAAAAAAACCAGAACAGGATTCCGGTTTTTAGATATATCGAGTGAGAATTGTCGGGTTACTTTTTGACCGAAAGCACAGCGATGATCAGTGCGCTCGTGATGTATTTACCTTTCATATTGAATGAGTTGTATTTGATGAATTTGTTGACAGTGCAAATATCTATCAAGGCGCAAGGGGGTGCAATCGCATGATTGGGTGAATTCAACAGCAGATACCGGCATTAAAGCAGTTTTTGTGAAAGATGAATCACATATTCAGGGCAAAAAAATCCCCGCCATTTGGCGGGGATCATCGGTTGCTTCATGAAATACTAATTGTTTCTTACATAAACAGCCCCAATAGCATTGGTGACCTCCATATCGGTATCAGGTGTTCTTTTCAGCTCAATAGCACCCCTATTCTGGATAGTTACCTTGCAATCGCCATTAATGGTTACACTGATACCGGGTGATTGCAGGTAACCGATTGAGTGAACTGCAGAGGCGCCATTAACAACCAGCTGTCTTAGTTTATTGACAGCGAGTGTAATCTTCACTTTGTCTTTTAATGAATGCGCGTTGCTGCTCAAATACAAAACACCTTCTTTGATTTTCCAGTTTACATCCTGATGTGTATTACCCTTAGCCAGTATGCTCATGTCTTTGGCACTGGATTCAACAAGGGCCAGATCAATATCATCGTCAACTACGATTTTATAATAATCTGAACCAATTTTTACCTCTTTTGCTACTGAGGCGTTTTCTTTTTTTGAATCGCCGAGCGGACTGGCAATCACCGCTCCGGAAAACAGCACAGCTGCTACACCTACCATTATTCTTTTCATAGTTCTTTGTTTTTTGCCACAGGGTGGCGGTGATGAATGATTTACGATTCAAATGTCATCATGATTAAAGGGCAGAACAACCGCACAACTGTGTGAAAATGGGCAATAAGTAATTTTGCTGTATTAGCCGGAGAGCCTTACTGTTATTGATAAACTTGGTTTGAAAATTTCAGGTTGGAAACTTAGGTACCACATAAAGATGTGGTTTTAGCTTTGAGGTGCAGGTTGCTCCAAATAAGCTTATTAGATTTGTTCTGCATGAGAATATTCCTCACCATCATTACCTGCTGGGTTGTTCTGCCAGTTTTTGGGCAGAAGAGTTATACCTACCAGCGCATAGGTAAAGACGATGGTTTGGGGCTTGCATCAGATGTGGTTTTTGCTACGTATCAGGATGCCCGTGGTTTTATTTGGGTTGGTACGGCCAATGGATTACAGAGATTTGATGGCAATAAGTTTATCAGTTTTGGAACAACTTCAAGCAGTCAGCATGAACTGCCTATTGGAGACCTTACACAGATTGTTCCTTTCAGGGATGGCCGTTTAATCTTGTTTTTTAGTGCGCGCAGAGAATTTGGCATTTTTGATCCAGTACACTTACGGTATGAACGTATTGGTGTACATGCCAAGGGCGAATTGCCGGTACGTGCTGCTTATCGAATGATGCCTGCTGCAAACGGCAGCATGTATTTATTCATCACGAAATATGGGGTTCTCAGTTTTGATGAAAAGCGAAATGCATTCATTGATAATAATCCCTTTCAATTACCAGCAGGCTGGACGCCCACTATTTCAGCTTATGAAGACACACTGAAAAAGCAATGGTGGATTCCTTGTCCTGATAGCGGACTTGTCTTATTCGATATCCCTACAAAGCGAGCATATAATTCTAGGCAGCATGCAGCCAAACATCCAGTACTGGCTATTCGTGAAATAAACCCGGGCTTATCAGAATTGGCAATTGATCAGAAGCGTAGATTCTGGTTGTTCTCGTGGCAGAAAAAGCACGAAAGAAGGTGTTACGATGAACAGGGTCGTCCTTTAAAAGATACATTTGGTCTTGCTGAAAACAGGGGTTATCAGGAAATGCGCTATATCACAGAAACCAAGCGCGGTGTAATCTGGATGTATGGTGCAAATGCCCTGTATGTATTGGATGCTTTTACCAACAAGTTTGTATTTACACATGCGGAAACATCCAATAACCAGATCCAATACGCCTATGTACATCAGGTAATGCAGGATAAAGATGGCGGTGTATGGATCAGTACGGATAACGGATTGTACTATACGCTGGAGACCAATAGCTCAATGGACGTGGTGAATTTTATTTTTAAACCACGATCAAGTAACGAGCCATACGAGTTTACAGATATTCTTGAGCTTAAAACCGGACAGTATTGGTTGAGTACATGGGGTAAGGGTGTACAAACACTCACCAATCGTTTTCAGCAATATGAGGCAAATATTTACAAAGCGATGCCGGCTTTGGATCCAGTGAGTGTGATTCAGTATCGACAAACCTGGACACTCTATCAGCATACGGATGGAAAAATATGGATTGGCTGTCAGGGGGGTAGATACATGGTTTATGATCCAGCAACACAAAAAACATCGTTTCAAGTTTGTGCTGTTGCGGATAATGCAACCATCCGATATATCACCTGTGATCAACAAGGAAATATCTGGATGGGTACACAGCGCGGACATATTATTAAGTATGATGGTAAGTCATTCAGTCTGCAGCAACAGTTCAAAAGTATTATCCGGAAAATTTTGATTGATAAGCAAGGTGCTATCTGGGTGAATACAGAGCAGGAAGGTTTGTATGAGCTATCGCCCAATGGATCCAAAGTGGTGCGTTATTTCAATACACAATCACCCTACGGTAAATTGTTTCAGGATATTTCTACGGATATGGATGAGCTAAACGATAGTGTTTTAGTGTATGCTGCTGGTCCATTGAACTTTATCAATAAGCGTACAGGAAAAGTAACTTGGTTAACAGTAGAAAATGGATTACCAAGCAATTCAGTGCTGCGCATCAGAAAAGATCATTTAGGCTATTTGTGGATCAATACCAGAAATGGTCTTTGCAGGTACAATCCTGTAAACAAACGATTTACCACCTATGGTAAGCGTGATGGCATTACTTCTGCCGGTCTTACCATTGAAGCAGATTATCTCTGTAGTGAAAACTATGTGATGTTTGCAGGCAGTAACGCTTTGTTGTTTTTCCGTCCAACCGTATTTGAAACAAAGCAGAGGCCGCCGGATGTAGTGATTACCGATATCCGCTTGTTCAACAAGTTTGTTCCGGTAGATTCTTTGGCAAGCTTACCCAGGGTTTATTTCAAGCACAATCAGAATAGCTTTGTCTTTTACTTCTCTTCTTTAAGTTATCAGCAAAAAGATAAACTCACTTACTATTATCATTTATCAGGCATTGATGCGGAATGGGTAGAAGCTGTAAACCGACAAGGGCAAGTCAATTATAATTTATTACCTCCGGGCAAGTATGTATTTAGTGTATATGCAGAAAATATCGATGGCGTAAAATCTGTGAATGTCACCAAATTCAGTTTTGAGATTAAGCCTCCGTTTTGGCTAACAAAGTGGTTTATCAGTTTTATACTATTCCTGTTTTTACTGGTCTTGTATTTTATTCACAGGCTTCGGGTAAACAAATTACTTGCGGTTGAAAAATTGCGCAACCGAGTGGCT is drawn from Chitinophagales bacterium and contains these coding sequences:
- a CDS encoding alpha-L-fucosidase, with product MKQLLTLFFLIVGAVATAQQYQPSTTQLASRTFFQDNKFGLFIHWGASSVLGDGEWVMENKGIPFRDYQKLQHIFNPAQFNADAWVRMAKQAGMKYIVFITRHHDGFSNWDTKFSDWKITNTPYQKDVLKQLAAACKQHGIQLGLYYSTLDWSRNDYPYETGRTGQKAGRTEKSNYDSYLQFMKNQLTELLSNYGPISCIWLDGHWDQTNPEGAADRSSRINWKYDELYGLIHRLQPQCMIGNNHHLDPIPGEDFQMFEQDLPGENKAGLNYQSASALPLESCITMNDPWGFRITDRNYKSVQQIIHTLVGAAGRNSNLLLNVGPMPNGVVQQEFQDTLKAVGAWMQQYGQSIYGTRGGPVKPQPWVVSTENGKTVFIHVLQKPAADLLIPGNYSSVTSFDGKPIAFEQTGNGIRISQQHIPVLVPVSILVITKK
- a CDS encoding aminotransferase class V-fold PLP-dependent enzyme, yielding MSYADFLSSYPDYAATTNIDAIRAKEYSLLDTQDQVYLDYTGANLFAQAQVKAHMDVLQAHVFGNPHSTNPTSLQATQLVETTRRAVLDYFHASKDYYCVFTSNATQSLKIIGESYPFDHHAHFLLLFDNHNSVNGIREYARRHGATFEYAPVYMEDLRIDEKVLQQKLQAHPHKKHKLFAFPAQSNVSGVKHDLGWIAKAKQQGWDVLLDAAAYVPSSELDLSMVQPDYVSLSFYKMFGYPTGIGALLIKKTAFEKLDKPWFAGGTVSYVSVTVPEFFLVDNQERFEEGTVNFLSIPAVKIGLDWMQELNMQQVRTRLHALTDYLIQSLLSLKHQTGQPLIHVFGPHNMEARGYTIIINFFGAKGEKLDVSTIEQAANHQRISIRMGCFCNPGIDEINNCITSEELSLFYSSRTDTHYDKVHFLGKMRGAIRVSLGLMSNYADCEKFIAFCRQFLQ
- a CDS encoding DUF547 domain-containing protein; amino-acid sequence: MSILLTTATPTHQNDSLAQTISAQLLYAVKTNKPAESLVLQIAQLNPDTLQQSLKDDASKKTFWLNMYNAWYQLLAVQYPKAGKKIFRMKQIQIAGRLYSLDQIEHGILRKYRWKYSLGYFPSLFTPKHIRQSAVASIDYRIHFALNCGAKSCPAIAFYTPEKIDQQLVLATKVFLQQETVIDDASRTVTTTKIIQWFIGDFGGRKKVLELLSTITGKDLSGYRLKFAPYDWTRQLLYFQE
- a CDS encoding amidohydrolase family protein — encoded protein: MRTLLSCITALLLPIFLFAQIPSSPERKEGEGPYTQLILRGATLINGTGAPAFGPVDIVVEGNRIVQISSVGNPGAPINPNRRPALKAGGKEINCEGKFVLPGLIDMHGHIGGTEQGTPAEYVFKLWMAHGITTIRDPSCGNGLEWVLEHKRKSAANQITAPRIYAYTAFGQGSKSAIANAEQARAWVNDNAKKGADGIKFFGASPEVMDAALRENKKLGLRSACHHAQLDVARWNVLNSAKAGLTSMEHWYGLPEALFTDKTIQQYPAGYNYNNEQNRFEEAGKLWKQAAAPYSEHWNKVMNELINLDFTLDPTFNIYDANRDLMRARRAEWHEDYTLPSLWKFYAPSRTSHGSYWHSWGTEQEVEWKKNYQLWMTFINEYKNRGGRVTAGSDNGFIYQLYGFGYIRELELLREAGFHPLEVIRSATLYGAQALGAEKELGSVEVGKLADLVIVEANPLQNLQTLYGTGAIELAADNSVVRRGGVQYTIKDGIVYDAKKLLADVKALVDAEKKKQNWQLKQPGMK
- a CDS encoding DUF2807 domain-containing protein gives rise to the protein MKRIMVGVAAVLFSGAVIASPLGDSKKENASVAKEVKIGSDYYKIVVDDDIDLALVESSAKDMSILAKGNTHQDVNWKIKEGVLYLSSNAHSLKDKVKITLAVNKLRQLVVNGASAVHSIGYLQSPGISVTINGDCKVTIQNRGAIELKRTPDTDMEVTNAIGAVYVRNN